One stretch of Marinobacterium iners DNA includes these proteins:
- a CDS encoding Na+/H+ antiporter subunit E: MSRLPTLVLRWLMFSLVWWALTDGDASGLVFGVAVSFLVAWISLLLFPPSRYLIRLQALPGFVLFFLSRSLLAAFDVSRRLLSPSLPVTPGYLRAVLALPEGVPRWVLANTVSLLPGTLSVTLEGNEIELHCLDLTQPVRQDLEYTQARVAALFGLTPDQLEGGG; the protein is encoded by the coding sequence ATGTCCCGACTCCCGACGCTAGTACTGCGGTGGCTGATGTTTTCGCTGGTCTGGTGGGCATTGACCGACGGTGATGCGTCCGGTCTTGTGTTCGGTGTGGCTGTCAGTTTTCTGGTTGCCTGGATCTCGCTGCTGCTGTTTCCTCCGTCGCGTTACCTCATCCGTCTGCAGGCATTGCCCGGATTCGTGCTGTTTTTCCTGAGTCGCTCATTGCTTGCTGCATTCGATGTCTCTCGACGTTTGCTTTCACCTTCTTTACCAGTGACCCCCGGCTATTTGCGTGCCGTACTGGCGCTGCCGGAAGGTGTTCCCCGCTGGGTCCTGGCCAATACTGTGTCACTGTTGCCCGGCACTTTGAGTGTAACCCTGGAGGGGAATGAGATTGAGCTGCATTGCCTGGATCTGACTCAGCCGGTCCGACAGGACCTTGAATACACGCAAGCCCGTGTTGCAGCACTGTTTGGGCTGACGCCAGACCAGCTGGAGGGGGGCGGATGA
- a CDS encoding complex I subunit 5 family protein, giving the protein MSNWLMAGLLFTPLALATTSLLLDFRQGRALAWLGMVLQLLVSVGLWGLVKQEGGFYYSLAGWDAPLGIELRVDGLAVTFLLLTTLVASGCGIHAGIYLKPDKPWQRYFWPLYWFLWAGLNTVWIGGDLFNLYVGLELISLAAVGLVALGGQAEALRAALRYLLAALLGSMVYLLGVALIYGQFGTLSLAEVAHQVRLMDQAELMRPALVLMLVGLALKTALFPLHGWLPPAHGIAKSPVSALLSALVVKASFYIAARIWLEAGEVVATQWMAQLIGTLGAAAVIWGSWLAWRQPRLKQVVAYSSVAQIGYLFLLFPLTFGVDASTSLQAQQGITLQVISHALAKSAMFLAAGNLILAVGSNRVDALAGVSHFLPFSLFSFGLAGVSLMGLPPSGGFAAKWMLLQASMASGQWWWILVLVGGGLLSAAYVFRIYRASFLERDEKDHFYHPDRRLEVVAMLLAVASLGLGLAGSQVLSVMALPFEEVQ; this is encoded by the coding sequence ATGAGCAACTGGTTAATGGCAGGGCTGCTGTTTACACCGCTGGCGCTGGCTACCACCTCGTTGCTGCTGGATTTCAGGCAGGGGCGTGCTCTGGCCTGGCTGGGTATGGTGTTACAACTGCTGGTGTCGGTCGGACTCTGGGGGCTGGTGAAGCAGGAAGGAGGTTTCTACTACAGTCTGGCCGGCTGGGATGCTCCCCTTGGCATTGAGTTACGCGTAGATGGCCTTGCCGTAACCTTCCTGCTTCTGACGACACTGGTGGCCAGTGGCTGTGGCATTCATGCCGGTATCTATTTGAAGCCTGACAAGCCCTGGCAGCGCTATTTCTGGCCGCTGTACTGGTTTCTGTGGGCCGGACTGAATACGGTTTGGATCGGTGGTGATCTGTTCAACCTCTATGTCGGACTGGAGCTGATCAGTCTGGCAGCGGTTGGACTGGTGGCTCTGGGTGGACAGGCGGAGGCGCTGCGGGCAGCACTGCGCTATTTGCTCGCTGCATTGTTGGGCTCCATGGTCTATTTGTTGGGTGTGGCGCTGATCTATGGTCAGTTTGGTACGCTTTCGCTGGCCGAAGTGGCGCATCAGGTCAGACTGATGGATCAGGCGGAGCTGATGCGTCCCGCATTGGTACTGATGTTGGTGGGGCTGGCGCTCAAGACGGCGCTGTTCCCTTTGCACGGCTGGCTGCCGCCTGCGCACGGCATTGCGAAGTCACCGGTCAGTGCTCTGCTGTCAGCACTGGTGGTCAAGGCATCGTTCTATATTGCAGCACGAATCTGGCTGGAGGCAGGGGAGGTGGTCGCCACCCAATGGATGGCTCAGCTTATTGGAACGCTGGGAGCCGCTGCCGTTATATGGGGAAGCTGGCTGGCCTGGCGTCAACCAAGGCTGAAACAGGTGGTGGCCTATTCCTCGGTTGCGCAGATCGGTTATCTGTTCCTGCTGTTTCCGTTGACGTTCGGGGTTGATGCATCCACATCATTGCAGGCACAGCAGGGGATTACCTTGCAGGTTATCAGTCATGCCCTGGCCAAGTCGGCCATGTTTCTGGCAGCAGGTAACCTGATTCTGGCGGTGGGCAGCAATCGTGTGGATGCGCTGGCAGGTGTCAGCCACTTTCTGCCGTTTTCACTGTTTTCCTTTGGTCTGGCTGGCGTCTCCCTGATGGGGCTGCCTCCTTCGGGTGGTTTTGCGGCCAAATGGATGCTGCTACAGGCCAGTATGGCGTCGGGCCAGTGGTGGTGGATACTGGTGCTGGTGGGTGGCGGTCTGCTGTCGGCGGCTTATGTGTTTCGCATCTATCGCGCATCGTTTCTGGAAAGGGATGAAAAGGATCATTTTTACCATCCGGATCGCCGGCTTGAAGTGGTGGCAATGTTGTTGGCAGTGGCCTCGTTGGGGCTGGGCCTGGCGGGCAGCCAGGTCCTGTCGGTGATGGCGCTGCCGTTCGAGGAGGTGCAATGA
- a CDS encoding cation:proton antiporter: MSDWLLHVLQVLLLVSGCIFFALGTLGLFRFDDTLCRIHALTKIDNLGLGLITLALLMMTPSLASSLKTLLIWWVALAASATSAHLVARAVRMHERPLQQRERCDD; this comes from the coding sequence ATGAGTGATTGGCTGTTGCATGTCCTGCAGGTGCTGCTGTTGGTCAGCGGTTGTATTTTCTTTGCTTTGGGAACGCTGGGGCTGTTTCGGTTCGACGATACCCTGTGTCGGATTCATGCATTGACCAAAATCGATAATCTGGGGCTGGGGCTGATTACCCTGGCCTTACTGATGATGACGCCATCGTTGGCCAGTAGCTTGAAAACGCTGTTGATCTGGTGGGTTGCACTTGCGGCCAGTGCAACCTCGGCGCATCTGGTGGCAAGAGCCGTTCGCATGCATGAGCGCCCGCTGCAGCAACGGGAGCGGTGTGATGATTGA
- a CDS encoding NADH-quinone oxidoreductase subunit K produces MSTPLLYALTGVVLWGIGLLGLVGLRHLLRKLLALNLIGSSTFLILVGLAQHHNGPDPVPQALVLTGIVVSIAATALGVVLIRRYFHLTGCTELGDGAEGSKEDRAP; encoded by the coding sequence ATGAGCACACCTTTGCTGTATGCCCTGACAGGCGTTGTGCTCTGGGGAATCGGCCTACTGGGACTGGTTGGCCTGCGGCATCTGCTACGCAAGTTATTGGCGCTGAATCTGATTGGCTCATCCACCTTTTTGATCCTGGTGGGTCTGGCGCAGCACCATAATGGGCCTGACCCTGTTCCTCAAGCACTGGTGCTGACCGGTATTGTCGTATCCATAGCCGCCACTGCTCTGGGGGTAGTGCTGATACGACGTTACTTCCATCTGACCGGATGCACAGAACTGGGTGACGGTGCTGAGGGCTCGAAGGAGGACAGAGCCCCATGA
- a CDS encoding complex I subunit 5 family protein: MTHLVMIPILALLSSMLAAVIIFALPEQRHRLRTGINLLAALIKVVLVGVMTWGVIHQLDYGMSYEILPGVSFELQADALAMMFAGLSAVLWLLTTIYAVGYLEDSPNRSRFFGFFSLCVASTMGIALAGNLFTFFLFYEMLTLSTYPLVVHRGTEKALQAGRNYIIYTLSGGAALLLGMIWLQGLAGDLSFQETGQLVNLNAELHPQLIMIFALLVAGLGVKAALFPLHGWLPQAMVAPAPVSALLHAVAVVKAGAFGIVRVVYDLYGIEFAALLGVLEPLGWLAAFTIIYGSVRALAQTDLKRRLAFSTVSQVSYIVLGTAVFGPVGTVGGLVHLLHQGIMKITLFFCAGNYAETLGIHKIHELNGAGKRMPLTSTAFTLAAFGMIGVPPLAGFITKWTLGTGALNVQMEWVIGVLLISSLLNAAYFLPVIHRLWFQPEYDWSEQRRWGKLETHSWLLWPPLVTAVLTLLVGLFAALPLSPLSWAKLIAAREYLP, from the coding sequence ATGACCCATCTGGTTATGATCCCGATACTGGCGCTGCTCAGTTCAATGCTTGCAGCGGTGATCATCTTTGCACTGCCGGAGCAGCGGCACCGCTTGCGTACCGGTATCAACCTGCTGGCAGCCCTGATCAAGGTGGTATTGGTGGGGGTAATGACCTGGGGGGTTATTCATCAGCTGGATTATGGCATGAGCTACGAAATCCTGCCTGGTGTCAGCTTTGAGCTGCAGGCCGATGCGCTGGCGATGATGTTTGCTGGTCTGTCGGCGGTGCTGTGGCTGTTGACCACCATTTATGCAGTGGGCTACCTCGAAGACTCGCCGAATCGCAGCCGCTTTTTCGGATTTTTCAGTCTCTGCGTGGCCAGTACCATGGGGATTGCACTGGCGGGCAACCTCTTCACCTTCTTCCTGTTCTACGAGATGTTGACACTCTCTACCTATCCACTGGTGGTACATCGGGGAACGGAGAAAGCATTACAGGCCGGGCGTAACTACATTATTTATACGCTCAGTGGCGGGGCTGCGTTGCTGCTGGGCATGATCTGGCTTCAGGGGCTGGCAGGTGATCTATCGTTTCAGGAAACCGGCCAACTGGTTAATCTCAATGCAGAATTGCACCCTCAGCTGATTATGATTTTTGCTCTGCTGGTGGCTGGGCTCGGCGTCAAAGCCGCTCTGTTTCCACTGCATGGCTGGCTGCCACAGGCCATGGTGGCACCTGCGCCTGTCAGTGCGCTGTTGCATGCAGTGGCGGTGGTCAAGGCGGGTGCCTTCGGTATCGTCAGGGTTGTGTATGACCTGTACGGCATTGAGTTTGCTGCCCTGTTGGGTGTTCTGGAACCTTTGGGTTGGCTGGCGGCGTTTACGATTATATATGGCTCTGTCCGGGCGCTGGCTCAGACGGACCTGAAGCGGCGGCTGGCTTTTTCCACCGTCAGCCAGGTGTCCTATATCGTGCTGGGCACTGCAGTATTCGGCCCCGTGGGAACAGTGGGTGGTCTGGTCCATCTGTTGCATCAAGGGATTATGAAAATCACGCTGTTTTTCTGTGCCGGTAATTATGCCGAGACACTTGGCATTCACAAAATCCATGAGTTGAATGGAGCTGGAAAGCGCATGCCCCTGACGTCAACCGCTTTCACGCTGGCGGCCTTTGGCATGATCGGTGTTCCACCATTGGCAGGCTTTATTACCAAATGGACCCTGGGAACAGGGGCACTTAATGTCCAGATGGAGTGGGTTATAGGAGTGCTGCTGATCAGCAGTCTGCTGAATGCCGCCTACTTTTTGCCTGTGATTCACCGCCTCTGGTTTCAACCGGAATATGATTGGTCAGAGCAGCGGCGCTGGGGGAAACTGGAGACCCATAGCTGGCTGCTTTGGCCTCCGCTGGTAACCGCCGTATTGACTCTATTGGTGGGCCTGTTTGCTGCTCTGCCCCTTAGTCCTCTGAGCTGGGCTAAGCTGATCGCCGCACGGGAGTACCTGCCATGA
- a CDS encoding phosphate-starvation-inducible PsiE family protein, translating to MDYKDNDARLMDFLNRLIKWSVRLLAILMVFVIIMGVVDVGWTLYEKLLAAPKYILTISDMLATFGAFMAVLIAIEIFINITIYLRDNVIHVKIVIATALMAIARKVIILDLDTTPAEYLWGMALIVVAMSVAYWVVQRYGSEEGGH from the coding sequence ATGGATTATAAAGACAATGATGCCCGGTTAATGGATTTCCTTAATCGGCTGATCAAGTGGTCTGTTCGGCTGTTGGCCATTTTGATGGTTTTCGTGATCATTATGGGCGTTGTTGACGTGGGCTGGACGCTATATGAGAAGCTGCTGGCCGCTCCCAAATACATCCTCACCATTTCCGACATGCTGGCCACCTTTGGTGCCTTTATGGCGGTACTGATCGCCATCGAAATCTTTATCAATATCACGATCTATCTGCGTGACAACGTTATCCATGTCAAAATCGTCATTGCGACCGCTCTGATGGCCATTGCCCGAAAGGTGATTATTCTTGACCTGGATACCACGCCGGCTGAATACCTCTGGGGCATGGCACTGATAGTGGTTGCCATGAGTGTGGCCTATTGGGTGGTACAGCGTTATGGCAGTGAGGAAGGCGGGCACTGA
- a CDS encoding Na(+)/H(+) antiporter subunit B, with protein sequence MIEWLLDLLLALALVLTAAAALLSRDLFRAVVVFIAFGLLMAVCWVRLQAPDLALAEAAIGAGLTGVLLLDAVSHFRRGNGHGSKSQAEEES encoded by the coding sequence ATGATTGAATGGCTGCTGGATCTGTTGCTGGCACTGGCGCTGGTATTGACCGCTGCCGCTGCACTACTGTCGCGTGATCTGTTCCGTGCAGTGGTGGTGTTTATTGCCTTTGGTCTGCTGATGGCCGTGTGTTGGGTAAGGCTGCAGGCGCCGGATCTTGCCCTTGCTGAAGCCGCCATCGGTGCCGGACTCACCGGCGTATTGCTGCTGGATGCGGTGAGTCACTTTCGTCGTGGCAACGGCCATGGCTCGAAAAGCCAGGCCGAGGAGGAAAGCTGA
- a CDS encoding MnhB domain-containing protein — MRSPTAHVSVLLLVIMLTALLGRAVWQLAAFDSGSELPRLLQNNLAASGVEHPVTAVLLNFRSYDTLLEIAVLVIAAMVGISMARTRSLEDPELRTADALLRALLRWLVPLMLLLAAYLLWAGADRPGGAFQAGAMLAATGVLMRLTGMPLDFLRPGLLLRIGLVLGFALFLLVGLASAIAGEAFLAYPPGLSKALILSIETLLTLSIGMILLALFVSAPVNNASEPEEGEQ, encoded by the coding sequence ATGCGCTCACCCACTGCACATGTGTCGGTCCTGCTGTTGGTCATCATGCTGACGGCACTGCTGGGGCGGGCGGTCTGGCAATTGGCAGCGTTTGACTCGGGCTCAGAACTGCCTCGCTTGCTGCAGAACAACCTTGCTGCAAGCGGGGTAGAACACCCGGTAACCGCCGTACTGCTGAATTTTCGCAGTTACGATACCCTGCTTGAAATTGCGGTGCTGGTGATTGCGGCGATGGTGGGGATCTCCATGGCGCGGACTCGCTCGCTGGAGGATCCGGAGCTGCGTACCGCTGATGCCCTGCTCAGGGCGTTGTTGCGCTGGCTTGTACCCTTGATGCTGTTATTGGCGGCCTACCTGCTTTGGGCCGGAGCGGACCGGCCCGGCGGTGCGTTTCAGGCCGGTGCGATGCTGGCGGCAACCGGTGTGCTGATGCGGCTGACCGGCATGCCGCTCGATTTCCTGCGTCCGGGCCTGTTGCTGAGGATAGGGCTGGTGCTCGGATTTGCCCTTTTCCTGCTGGTGGGGCTGGCGAGTGCCATCGCGGGTGAGGCGTTTCTGGCCTATCCGCCGGGACTCAGCAAAGCACTGATTCTGTCAATCGAAACCTTGTTGACGCTGTCGATCGGCATGATTCTGTTGGCTCTGTTTGTTTCGGCGCCGGTGAATAACGCCAGTGAGCCTGAGGAAGGTGAGCAATGA
- a CDS encoding cupin domain-containing protein: protein MMIPTMLNMDFSQHVVIETANMDWITSPAAGVLRKPLEREAKESGHTTSIVQYLPDSAFASHPHPLGEEILVLEGVFSDESGDYPAGSYIRNPPGSQHAPFSRQGCTLFVKLNHFSPNDLAQVRIDTQSAPWQPGQGGLEVMPLHHFETEHTALVRWPAGERFQPHRHFGGEEILVLSGEFRDEHGVYPAGTWLRSPHLSEHFPWVEQETVIFVKTGHLPLNSQSQLPDTDL, encoded by the coding sequence ATGATGATACCGACAATGCTCAACATGGACTTCAGTCAGCACGTTGTGATTGAAACAGCCAACATGGATTGGATCACCAGCCCTGCGGCGGGGGTGTTGCGCAAGCCCCTGGAACGGGAAGCCAAAGAGTCCGGCCACACCACCAGTATTGTGCAGTATCTGCCCGACTCCGCGTTTGCAAGCCACCCTCACCCGCTGGGTGAAGAAATTCTGGTACTGGAGGGTGTGTTTTCAGACGAGAGTGGGGACTACCCGGCCGGCAGTTACATCCGAAATCCACCCGGTAGCCAACACGCACCCTTCAGCCGACAGGGATGCACGCTGTTCGTGAAACTGAATCACTTTAGCCCGAACGATCTGGCACAGGTACGTATCGACACCCAGAGTGCACCATGGCAGCCGGGACAGGGAGGGCTTGAGGTGATGCCGCTGCACCACTTCGAAACCGAGCATACCGCACTGGTTCGATGGCCAGCCGGCGAACGCTTTCAGCCCCATCGTCATTTTGGCGGAGAAGAAATTCTGGTGCTGTCCGGTGAGTTTCGGGATGAGCACGGCGTATATCCCGCCGGCACCTGGCTACGTAGCCCGCACTTGAGCGAACATTTCCCATGGGTTGAGCAGGAAACCGTGATATTTGTGAAAACAGGCCATTTACCACTGAACTCACAATCTCAATTACCGGATACGGATCTTTGA
- a CDS encoding SDR family oxidoreductase, translating into MEKTILVTGCSTGIGRHCALELKKAGWRVLATVRSSEDIASLEALGLESFVLDLDSSESVRAGFEQAMMLTDGRLDVLFNNGAYGQPGAVEDLSREVLRAQFETNLFGWVELTNLVIPVMRRQQRGRIVMNSSVLGLVAMKYRGAYNASKFALEGITDTYRQELHGSGIHISLIEPGPITSAFRENALVAFKRNIDTAHSAHADTYRGVLNRLEAGEQEGSAFTLPPEAVFKALQSALTARSPRARYYVTFPTYLLGYLRRVLPARWLDTVLRRAAEKENTA; encoded by the coding sequence GTGGAGAAAACGATTCTGGTTACCGGTTGCTCAACCGGTATAGGGCGTCACTGTGCGCTTGAACTGAAAAAAGCGGGATGGCGCGTACTGGCAACGGTCCGCAGCTCGGAAGATATTGCCTCGCTGGAGGCACTGGGCCTGGAAAGCTTCGTGCTGGATCTGGATTCATCTGAGTCTGTTCGGGCCGGGTTTGAGCAGGCCATGATGTTGACGGACGGCCGTCTGGATGTGCTGTTCAATAACGGTGCCTACGGCCAGCCCGGGGCCGTTGAGGATTTGAGCCGTGAGGTATTACGAGCCCAGTTCGAAACCAACCTGTTTGGCTGGGTTGAGCTGACGAACCTCGTGATTCCCGTAATGCGTCGGCAACAGAGGGGGCGAATTGTCATGAATTCGTCGGTTCTGGGGCTGGTCGCGATGAAGTACCGTGGCGCCTATAACGCCTCCAAGTTTGCTCTGGAAGGGATCACCGATACCTACCGTCAGGAACTGCATGGCAGTGGTATTCATATTTCACTGATTGAACCGGGGCCCATCACCAGTGCCTTCCGGGAAAATGCCCTGGTCGCCTTCAAGCGCAACATTGATACCGCGCACAGTGCACATGCGGATACCTACCGGGGCGTTCTGAATCGGCTGGAAGCGGGTGAGCAGGAGGGCTCAGCCTTTACTCTTCCGCCGGAAGCCGTGTTCAAGGCGCTGCAGTCCGCGTTGACCGCTCGGTCGCCCAGGGCGCGGTACTATGTGACCTTTCCCACCTATTTGCTGGGGTATCTCCGGCGCGTGTTGCCGGCCCGGTGGCTGGATACGGTGCTGCGTCGTGCAGCGGAGAAGGAGAATACTGCCTGA
- a CDS encoding rhodanese-like domain-containing protein — MKKLLTPLLLSAALAMPMAAAQANDEIGITPEATYELVQEKRDEVLFIDVRDPVEIMFIGFTDEVDLNIPYLMVDRSQWDAQKNRFRLYQNPDFAAQVEQALIQRGLDKNATVITMCRSGSERGLPSAEFLRENGFPNATYVINGFQGDSIKAGDNAGFRIQNGWQNSGLPWGSKPNPEKIYRIDR; from the coding sequence ATGAAAAAACTGCTGACACCGCTGCTGCTCAGTGCAGCTCTGGCAATGCCGATGGCGGCTGCACAGGCGAATGATGAAATAGGCATTACGCCTGAAGCGACCTATGAGTTGGTACAGGAAAAGCGTGATGAGGTGCTGTTCATCGATGTGCGTGATCCGGTTGAGATCATGTTCATCGGTTTCACCGACGAGGTGGATCTGAACATTCCCTACCTGATGGTGGACCGTAGCCAGTGGGATGCGCAGAAAAACCGCTTCCGCCTGTATCAGAACCCTGACTTTGCCGCTCAGGTAGAGCAGGCACTGATACAGCGTGGTCTGGACAAGAATGCGACTGTCATCACCATGTGCCGTTCGGGCAGCGAGCGTGGCCTGCCCAGTGCCGAATTTCTGCGCGAGAACGGCTTTCCTAATGCGACCTATGTAATTAACGGTTTTCAGGGTGACAGCATCAAGGCTGGAGACAATGCCGGGTTCCGCATCCAGAACGGCTGGCAGAACTCTGGTTTGCCCTGGGGCAGCAAGCCAAATCCTGAAAAAATCTACCGTATCGACCGCTAA
- a CDS encoding NAD(P)/FAD-dependent oxidoreductase: MKQRNISAVSRRTLLAGLMLSPLLLSGCQRMLSGRPSEGRVVIVGGGFGGATAARLLRQQAPQLDVTLVEPASRFYTCPFSNLVLAGLLPLKAIEQDYAALIQAGVSHRRQQALDIDPIRKQVILDDGTRIEYDRLIVSPGIDLRWDAIEGYDAAAAERVPHAWKAGPQTLLLRRQLEAMPDGGSVIITVPGNPYRCPPGPYERASLIAYYLSRHKPRSKLLILDSKDRFSKQALFMSAWKDLYGDRVEWVGLSDDGKVMRVDPQRREVETDFSTRHRAAVLNVIPPQQAGRIAATAGLIDASGWVPVDPGTFESRHAAGIHVIGDACIAAPMPKSGFAAGMQARVAVAHIISELTGQDVVTPQLSNICYSLVEPGYAISVAGQYEVDQGALVLRPGTDHLSPLEASPRLRQSEARSAEGWYRATTADIWGG; encoded by the coding sequence ATGAAGCAGAGAAACATCTCCGCTGTTTCAAGACGCACGCTGCTGGCAGGCCTGATGCTGAGCCCACTGCTGCTGAGCGGGTGTCAGCGTATGCTGTCAGGCCGCCCGTCCGAAGGCCGGGTGGTGATTGTCGGTGGCGGCTTTGGCGGTGCCACGGCGGCGCGCTTGCTAAGGCAGCAGGCACCGCAGCTGGATGTCACTCTGGTTGAACCCGCCAGTCGTTTCTATACCTGTCCCTTTTCCAATCTTGTACTGGCCGGCCTGCTGCCGCTAAAGGCCATCGAGCAGGATTATGCCGCCCTGATACAGGCAGGGGTAAGCCATCGGCGTCAGCAGGCGCTGGATATTGATCCGATTCGCAAACAGGTCATTCTGGACGATGGCACCCGGATTGAATATGACCGCCTGATTGTCTCGCCCGGTATTGATCTGCGCTGGGATGCGATAGAGGGTTACGATGCAGCGGCCGCCGAGCGGGTGCCCCATGCCTGGAAGGCGGGGCCGCAAACGCTGCTGTTGCGGCGTCAGCTCGAAGCGATGCCGGATGGTGGCAGTGTCATCATCACTGTGCCCGGTAACCCCTACCGTTGCCCGCCGGGCCCCTATGAGCGTGCCAGCCTGATTGCGTACTATCTCAGTCGGCACAAACCGCGCTCAAAACTGTTGATACTGGACAGCAAGGACCGTTTTTCGAAGCAGGCCCTGTTCATGTCGGCGTGGAAAGATCTCTACGGTGACCGAGTTGAATGGGTTGGGCTGTCGGATGATGGCAAAGTGATGCGTGTGGATCCGCAGCGGCGTGAGGTGGAAACCGATTTTTCCACCCGCCACCGTGCCGCAGTGCTCAATGTGATTCCACCGCAGCAAGCCGGTCGCATTGCGGCAACGGCCGGACTGATCGATGCCAGTGGCTGGGTACCGGTTGACCCGGGTACATTTGAATCTCGCCATGCTGCGGGTATTCATGTGATAGGGGATGCCTGTATTGCGGCCCCCATGCCCAAATCCGGCTTTGCCGCTGGTATGCAGGCACGCGTGGCAGTGGCGCATATCATCAGCGAGCTGACAGGGCAGGATGTTGTCACGCCGCAACTGTCCAATATCTGTTACAGCCTGGTAGAGCCGGGCTATGCCATTTCGGTGGCGGGTCAGTATGAAGTGGATCAGGGGGCTCTGGTGCTCAGGCCCGGAACCGATCATCTGAGCCCGTTGGAGGCTTCACCTCGTTTGCGTCAGTCTGAAGCTCGGTCGGCTGAGGGCTGGTATCGTGCCACCACCGCTGATATCTGGGGCGGCTGA
- a CDS encoding DUF7352 domain-containing protein: MKAIHKYHLDASDSLTTLRLREGFRIVRFEYLVAEKGLFLWAEEPLRADVPYVDASFKVTMTGKPVAMHYEYMDTALDPFGPEAYHLFRVEESAAPQSPHTPPHLRNVAA; encoded by the coding sequence ATGAAAGCAATTCACAAATACCATCTGGATGCGTCCGATTCACTGACCACACTGCGCCTGCGTGAAGGTTTCCGCATTGTACGCTTCGAGTATCTGGTGGCTGAAAAAGGCTTGTTCCTCTGGGCTGAAGAGCCGCTGAGGGCCGACGTTCCTTACGTCGATGCGAGCTTCAAGGTTACCATGACCGGAAAGCCGGTGGCGATGCATTATGAATACATGGATACGGCGCTGGACCCCTTCGGGCCAGAGGCCTACCACCTGTTCAGGGTGGAAGAGAGCGCGGCGCCTCAGTCACCCCATACGCCGCCGCATCTTCGCAACGTAGCGGCCTGA
- a CDS encoding monovalent cation/H+ antiporter complex subunit F: MTLVLHLVALFLLLTLILGFVRIWRGPTAVDRMLASQLFGTTGVALLLVLAEAQQMPSLRDVALILAVLAVFSVAAFVTRVVRIESARSDRHAVKGNGDE; this comes from the coding sequence ATGACACTGGTATTGCACCTTGTGGCCCTGTTTCTTCTGCTGACGCTGATACTGGGGTTTGTCCGCATCTGGCGCGGGCCCACGGCGGTCGACCGGATGCTTGCCTCGCAGCTGTTTGGTACCACGGGTGTTGCGTTGCTGTTAGTACTGGCTGAGGCACAACAGATGCCGTCCCTGAGGGACGTGGCGCTGATCCTGGCGGTATTGGCCGTGTTTTCAGTTGCTGCTTTTGTGACGCGTGTTGTGCGGATCGAAAGTGCCCGATCGGATCGGCATGCCGTCAAGGGGAATGGAGATGAGTGA
- a CDS encoding thiosulfate oxidation carrier protein SoxY, translated as MRRWVALLLLLANPALGGEPVLLQGLQVQLPAVIEDGAQVPLRITFDERLDPGEYLKMIQVQAPLNPEPDVISFEFLQAVAPIRLATRIRLSESQPVVIRAQSNTGRQWQTEVKVRVALSGCLTGPAPAAEVMTMHTPRVAIPDAGRAGEVRAQVRHPMENGFRNGVRDHAITPNRVQTLSISRASSPLAVVQFHAGTAANPYVSLWLSDSRDLTFSWQDLQGLELHH; from the coding sequence ATGCGCCGCTGGGTTGCGTTGTTGTTGCTACTGGCCAACCCGGCGCTGGGGGGCGAGCCTGTGCTTCTGCAAGGGCTGCAGGTGCAACTGCCCGCCGTGATTGAGGATGGTGCGCAGGTGCCGTTGCGGATCACATTTGATGAGCGGCTTGATCCCGGTGAATATCTGAAAATGATACAGGTGCAAGCTCCCCTTAACCCCGAGCCGGATGTGATCAGTTTTGAATTCCTGCAGGCTGTGGCCCCGATCAGGTTGGCAACCCGGATACGGTTGAGTGAGTCTCAGCCGGTTGTCATTCGTGCTCAAAGCAATACAGGGCGGCAATGGCAAACAGAAGTTAAGGTCCGTGTTGCGCTAAGTGGCTGCCTGACAGGGCCAGCCCCTGCTGCCGAGGTAATGACGATGCACACCCCGCGGGTCGCCATACCGGATGCAGGCAGAGCGGGGGAGGTCAGGGCTCAGGTTCGCCACCCGATGGAGAACGGTTTCCGCAATGGGGTGCGTGATCATGCAATCACGCCGAACAGGGTGCAGACCCTGAGTATCTCACGGGCCTCATCACCGTTGGCAGTGGTGCAGTTCCACGCAGGAACGGCTGCCAACCCCTATGTCAGTCTCTGGCTGAGCGATAGCCGAGACCTGACGTTCAGCTGGCAGGATCTACAGGGGCTGGAGCTGCACCACTGA